The nucleotide window GAGCTCATCCAGCACGGCAATTCCCTTTGTTACCACATCCAAAAACGCGTCATAAACAAAATCATATTTTGTAAAAATTGCATCCTCTAGCTTTTCAATGTCTTTGTCTGTTAGTCCTGCAGATGTCTTGACTGCATCCAGGAGCGTTTTTCCTTTTTCGATTCTTTTTACCTCTAGGAGCTTTTTCTTTTGCTGCTCCTTTGATACCTGTTTTAGGGACAGATCTATTTCGGATCTTCCAGGATTTACCTTCTTTACTAGGAGGACTTTTTTCTCACCCTCCCGCACAAACTTGCTAACAGAACGTACCCAGCCAGGCGCTATCTCGGATACGTGCAGGAATCCTTGGGTGTTGTCGTATTCGTCTAGTGTTACGTATGCTCCGTGATCTGTGAGCTTGGCAATTGTGGCGAGCACTATTTCGCCAATTTCTGGAAGCTCTTGAGTCTGGGTAACCAATGAAGCTTTGGCTTTCGCTACATAATTTAATGTTGTCTAAAAGTCAATGCCTTTTTTTGCGCGAATTCCCCGCTGGAATGGATGCTTTATCTCCTTCATCTCAGTTACCAGATCTGCTGCATCAACTATTTCTTGTTTCACATGATTTCCAGTCAGGACTAGTGTCACACTTTGTGGTTTGTTTTTTATCAGATCCAGAACATCTTCCAGCTCAACCAGTCCCAGATTGACTGCATAATTGATCTCATCTAGTATGATGATGTTGTATTTTTCTGAGAGAGTTTTTTCCTTGGCTATTTGGATTGCCTCTTTTGCTATCTTTTGGTGTACTTCCTTTGGAGTCTTGTCATCTAGTATGCCAACAAAGCCCTTGCCTACCGCTGTCAGCTCAAATTCTGGCTCTAGTTTTTTGGATGAGCTCATCTCTCCATAATGCCAGGAACCCTTGATGAACTGGATCATGCAGATCTTGTAGTTGTGGCCTATTGCGCGCAGTGCCATGCCTAGGGCTGCCGTGGTCTTTCCCTTGCCCTTTCCTGTGTATACTATAACCAGACCTGATTCCATATACAAAAAATCATTTCTGGCTAGAAAAAGATTGGTATAGTTCTGCCTTGCAGACAAGTAAAATGAGAATACCAAGACTAGTCATTGCTGGAACAACAAGCGGTGTTGGCAAGACCTCCATTACATGCTCTGTAATCTATGCTATTAAAAAAAAGGGCTATTCGGTCCAGCCGTTCAAGGTAGGGCCTGACTATATCGACCCAACATATCTTTCGGCAATCTCTGGCAACCCTGCAAGGAATCTGGACTCGTGGATAATGGGGGAAGACTCTGTACTGGAAAGCTTTGCCAAAAATTCCCAGTCTGATGTTTCTATAATAGAGGGTGTGATGGGGTTTTACGATGGGTTTTCTGGCGCAACAAACCAGTCCAGCACCCACCATATAGCAACAATTCTGCAATCACCAGTCATTTTAGTATTGGATGCAAGCAAGACTGCCCGATCCATTGCCGCAACCGCACTGGGATATGCCAAGTTTCACAAAAATTCCAGAATTGTGGGATTAATCCTGAACAAGCTTGGAAGCAAAAAACACGAAGAGATGTGCAGGGCAGCACTTGGACCACTACGCATTCCAGTAATTGGATGCATTCCAAAAAATCCCGAACTTT belongs to Candidatus Nitrosotenuis cloacae and includes:
- a CDS encoding translation initiation factor IF-2 subunit alpha — protein: MVTQTQELPEIGEIVLATIAKLTDHGAYVTLDEYDNTQGFLHVSEIAPGWVRSVSKFVREGEKKVLLVKKVNPGRSEIDLSLKQVSKEQQKKKLLEVKRIEKGKTLLDAVKTSAGLTDKDIEKLEDAIFTKYDFVYDAFLDVVTKGIAVLDELKLAKKTATAIEETSSKIKPPSVEIRGICELSCNQPNGVEIIKNAILDSIKDNASSITVTYIGAPKYRLSIKGPDFKSTERMLKPILDKIQKIIEKSNGTFSFTREESKKTREG
- the cobO gene encoding cob(I)yrinic acid a,c-diamide adenosyltransferase gives rise to the protein MESGLVIVYTGKGKGKTTAALGMALRAIGHNYKICMIQFIKGSWHYGEMSSSKKLEPEFELTAVGKGFVGILDDKTPKEVHQKIAKEAIQIAKEKTLSEKYNIIILDEINYAVNLGLVELEDVLDLIKNKPQSVTLVLTGNHVKQEIVDAADLVTEMKEIKHPFQRGIRAKKGIDF